AACCATGCAAGGTGGTCCGCTTTCACCCTTGTTAGCCGCCGCTTTGAGCAGGTCTTAGATTGCGAAAATATCGAAGAACGTAGCTTGCCGCGCGTGGGACGCCACACCCAAAAACGATCATTGTCGGCATCATAGCAGCAAAAATCATTGCGCGAGCGGGGTGCTCAGGAGCGATCCTCCATCTAAGCAGGTGGAAATCAAGAGAGATGAGAACGCATGCAGAAATGGCGATTGCTCGGGTCAACAGTGGGCTTTGATGCAGTGGCATTGTTGAGAATGAAGTCAGTACCAGCACTAGCCCCAATGTGATCGATAGATTGTTCGCTACCTCTTGCGCGAAAACCGACCATGCATCAGGACCGGGATTGTCACCGCCGAATACAAGGCCATAGTAGGAAATAAGAAAGCGAACTGGCAAGGCTCCAATTGCGAGCATGCCGACAAGAATTAGTGCATTCCAGAGAAATTCCGCCCTACCGTTTCGCGCGGAAGGGTCCAGCTCAACGTGAGGGGCGTATGGGTCAGGCTTTAACACGGTTCGTGTATCACATGCAGGCATCGCCGAGTCCCATTACGACACGCGTCACCCAGTACGCGTGAGAGATTCTCAATTTCAAAACCACCCGACTCGCGTAATCGGGTGCACGCGATGGTTCACCGTCGGTTCGGCATTACGCAGTCGTGGCGGGTGGATCGAGACGGTAACGCGATCCAAACAGGAACACACCAGCGAACGCCGCGAACAGCAGCAACATCGAGGCGATGTCTGCCGGTGTAATCAAGGCCGCAAGTGCGGCGCAAACAACGACGGCAATACCCGCACGATAGTGCCGCTGGTTTCGGGCATAGAGCAATGCAACAGGAATCGCCAGCACGGACAGCAACAGCAATTCAACGGCACCAAGTGAAAACGGCATAAGAGAGTTCTCCTGCAACAAGGAATGGGTGGAAGTCTCGCCGAGAGCACTCCGTCGGCAATTGCCACGAATGTGAAGCGAAGTTTCAAGTTTCGTTGATTTGATGGATGATGTCAAGAAAGACGAAGCATGGTTGATCGGGCACCCGAGTCCGCGATAGGCTTACCTCGACGAAGCAATCCACGCAGGCCCGACTAACGCTCGCCAGCGAGCGATCGCGACGTCTAAATCGCGACTAAGATCATCGTCCAATCGCAGAATTGTCATTCGGGGAACGGCGGACATCACCGAGGACGCGCGAAAGATTCAATCATTGCCAAACTGCTTGGCTCTCGTCCTTCGATGTATTTCATTGTTCCCCGCAATTTTAGCCATTAACACCCGCATCGATCACAATTCCGCTGGCAAATGGAAATCATCACGGTCCGATCCAATCAGCAACGATCGCTCGAGTTTTCCTGACTGTGGTACTGGTTGCTGCGCGACCGGGCTCATGACGAAACCGAGAATCGGCAAAGAGCGATGCCAAGAGCCAAACAAACCGTGCAAGCGAACAATGCACGCATCGTTATCGGCTTACGTCGAATCATTTGTTGGGTTAGCCAGCACAATATGCCGAGCGTTGCCAGCACAGCAGGCCAATATTCAATCGCGTAAATCGCGATCAGGACGTCAACAGAATAGTTTTCGGCAAGCAGAATTCTGTCGGGGAACGGCGATATGCGGGTGGCGGCGAGCGACTCAACCGCTGAGCCAACGGCCACTACGCCGCTCCGCCATCAGTACGCCCAACATGGGCGTGATCTTGTGGGGTGAGAGTCCCCTGTACTTAGTTCCGGTTTCTTTCTACGACGCAGTATACCAAATGTAGTTCGACGCAAAGAGAGTACGAGGCGAGGGCAACTGCGGCGAGGTGACAGACCGTGGAGAGGAAGCCTGCGAAGATGATCGATAAGCCAGCGAACAGCACGTGCTGGACTTCTTCTCGCCAAGACCTGCCAGGTTACGAACAGAAACCTCATAGGAGGCCGACGACTCCAGGCGAGCGGGCTGCTGACCGCGAAGCCGAACCGGAAGAATGAGCGGAGGTAGATGAGGAGCTTGGGCAGCGATAGATCACGACCCTTATTTGGGGAGAGCTGTGGACGTACCCATGAGTAAGGCTTCGCCTGAAAGGCGGGGCGACCGGGGTGACCCGACTCGTGTGAGCAGAAGTCAGCAGAGGTCGTAGTACCGCACTTCTTCGTAGCCAGCGGAGACGGGAAGGACCGAACGTTTCTTGGAACTACGACGGTACTTTCAAGGATGGATTGGCTACTTTCATTACGGCCTACGCAAGACGCAGTTGCAGTATCTCGACAAATGGATTCGACGGCGCATCCGCGCTTGCTACTGGAAACAGTGGTACCGAGTCCGCACGCGGGTACGAATGCTGCTGAAACTAGGAGTGCATAGGGACGAAGCCATCTCGCACGGATGCAGTGGAAGAGGATACTGGGTGATGTCATCGAGTGCTGCGATGCACGTCGCGATCTCGATCGACTATCTCAAGAAGAAGGGACTAGCGAACCTTGAGGAAATCTGGAGCAAGTTTGCTTCCAAGAAACGAACCGCCGGATGCGGCCCCGCATGTCCGGTGGTGTGAGAGGGGGCCGCAGCAATGCGGCCCCTATCTCGATCATGGTTACCCGTCCGATGTGTTTATGTGTCCGGTGGGCTGCTATTGCAAGACCGATAGTACTGATTTTGCAGAACCGCGATAGCCCAACCAATCACCGCGCCGAATAGTGAGGGGCCGAGCAAACCCGCGAACAACAGGGCACCCAATCCAGCATACGTGTAGCAGCGAGCAATTGACCAAAGTTGATCGTGGCGAACAAGGCAGACGATGAAGAACGCCGGAACGCCAACGACAAACCCCAGCGTGAGCCCTCCAAACGAGAGCGAACGGTAATACGCGAGGGAAGCCGCTAGGACGACGAAAGCTAGCCCTGCTCTGCGTAACGAGACGTCGGTGCGTGTAGGCTTCAAGCTCGGTGCACTTCAGTCGGATAACGCTGGAATTCACTGGGCGTCGGGAGTTGATCATCCACTTCGAAACGTGTCGTCACCGCCGCTCCAGTGCAATTCTCTGGTTATCCCCGATTGTAGCGGGTAATGCTCGTGCATTGCACCACGCGAGTGGAAAACAACGACGGAACGTCGCCAGAGACTATTCAGCGTGTGGCCTAGAGTGAAGGAACGGGAGTCGATGACCAGTGCAGCAAATCCAACCGAAGCATACGAACGAAAACGCCATGATCGCAATGGCGAGTAGTCCATTAAGCGTGGGAGCGGCAAGCATGTCCAAAAAAAGACGGTAGATTGCAAAAAGAAAAAGACAACACATCAACCCGGAGAGGAATTGAAATATCGGTTGGGCAACGTTCGGTTTCATGTCCGTGGGCTTCGGCGTTGTTGAGGAGATCAAGATAGGTTCGTATGGATTCAAAACAGGAGGTTCGCCTACGTCAAGCAAGTGGGATAACGGCTGACATCAGCCGGCACGAGCGGAAGAGCAACCATTGCCCAAAGACACTTTCGAGTGCTCGGTTGCATGTGTACGCCCGACATGGGCGTGAACTTGTGGGGTGCCGCTTCCTTCGGGAAGCCAGTCCCCTGTACGAAAACGGAACTTGAACGAAGGACAGCATACCAAATGTAATCGATCAAGAAGAAGTACTAGGCGAAGGCAACTGCGGCGA
This genomic window from Allorhodopirellula heiligendammensis contains:
- a CDS encoding group II intron maturase-specific domain-containing protein, whose product is MELRRYFQGWIGYFHYGLRKTQLQYLDKWIRRRIRACYWKQWYRVRTRVRMLLKLGVHRDEAISHGCSGRGYWVMSSSAAMHVAISIDYLKKKGLANLEEIWSKFASKKRTAGCGPACPVV